The genomic stretch ACTGATAAACTGCAATATAACACACTATGGTGGATTTTACCAATAAAGAGGGAGATATAAACTAATATAACGTCATTTCATGAACATTCACATTTTCTTTCTGTAATAATATTCTTGCATCAGACACAAAATGGTTCATTTGTAAAAATGACTTTTTTTCTTTAAAAAAAGAAGGCTGATTTATGTATTTAGCACAAGGCAAAATAGAAAATTTGGGTTTCCCATTAAACGTTTCTTTATTGACATATATTAAGACATAGCCAGCCTTATCAATAAAAGTTTTTTTACCTTTCTTTGTAAGCTGAATGCTTACCATTGCCCCTCCACTTGCACTTGTGCTGATCACCCCTTGATTAGAAACAAAATTACCCAAAGAATAAGCAATGAAGTAAGGCTTATTTTTTTCTGTCGTGTTCAATACCATTTTTTGTAAGACGTGTGGGTGAGCGCCTATCACAATATCTACTCCATTTTCAATTAGAAAATTAGCTAATGTCTCTTGTTCAACATTTGGCTGTGTTTTGTATTCTTCCCCCCAATGCAAAAATACAACCAACTGATCTAAAGCTTGGGAATTGCTTGCTGTGATATCCTTCAGTATTTGTTCACGATTAATTACGTTGATCATGCCTACCAAGGAAGAAGCACAAAGACCATTTGCTCCATAGGTATAATTGAGCAAGCCTACTTTTATGTTATTTTTTTCTAAAATCAGCAAATTGGTCTTTTTTCTATGTTCCTTAGATAAAAATGTTCCGGTATGCATGATCTGTAATCTGTCTAGTGTTTGGATCGTACGTATAATTCCTTGTTTTCCACGATCATAACTATGATTATTAGCCGTTACCATTACATGAATACCGCTATTTTTACAGGCAGATGCCAAGGCATCTGGTGCAGAAAAACAAGGATATCCCGTATAAGGCTCACCAGCAAGTGTCACTTCTAAATTGGCAATAGCAAAATCAGCAGCAGAAATAACTGGCTTTATATGTTGGAATACATCGTCATATTGATATGTTTTTGACCCCGCATCATATGCGGCAACATGTTGTGTTTTATGCCCCATAATATCACCTATAAAAAGCAAAGAAAGCGTCTCTTCTGGTTTATTCATGCCTCCTAACACAGGGAATATGCTATTGAAAAAAATGAAAATTAAAAGGGATATAAATTTATTGTTCATTGTTTAGAAAGATGCTATTAAGGCTATTTATAGATTCTTTTTTACTGATAAAGCAATATAAAAAAATTTAGCCAAAGTAAGCTTACCTACACTTTTTTCTAAAGAGATATTTTTCTGGATAAAAAATAAAAATAGCTATGAATTTGTATATCATGCGTAACATTTATAGTAATTTTTACTTGAAAATATAAAATATTTCCATTATACTATAATTACACATGGAGTGTTGTAACGTACCATACAAGCTAAATAGATGAAAAATTATAATTATGTTATGTGTTGTTCTTTTTTGAATAAACTATCTTCCCTGACCATAATAGGTTTACTGTATGTAACCATGATAGCTAAAACATGTAAATCTACAACTGCATCCTCATCTGTACATAATAACAGCACTATACTAAACGCATTAAAAGAAAATAATGAAATTAAGGACGCTATAAAAAAGCTTATTCAAGAGACAAATAAACAAACTAATGAGGATAAAAAAAAAAAAAATGAGTTAATCAATGAACTATTAATAAATGAGTCGTTCAAAAAATTTATTCAAAATAATATCCAAGAAATTATTGAAAATCAAAAAAACAAAGATGAATTAATAAAGCTTATTGAGGAGCGTATTCAACAAACTGTTAGAAATCAAAATAATAACGAGTGTATAGTAAACAAAGATGAATTAATAAAGCTTATTGAAGAGTGTATTCAACAAACTGTTAGAAATCAAAATAATCACGAGTGTATAGTAAACAAAGATGAATTAATAAAGCTTATTGAGGAGTGTATTCAGCAAACTGTTGGAAATCAAAACAATAACGAGCGTATAGTAAACAAAGATGAATTAATAAAGCTTATTGAGGAGCGTATTCAACAAACTGTTAGAAATCAAAATAATAACGAGTGTATAGTAAACAAAGATGAATTAATAAATGAACTATTAACAAATGAGTCATTCCAAAAATTGATTAAAGAGTATATTCATAAAACTTCTGAAGATCAAAAAAATAATAAATTTATAAATAAATTGATAAAAAATGATGCATTCAGAAAACTTTTTCAACAAAAAGTTGATGAGAATGTTAATAATTTCCTAAACAGTAGTCAACTTAATACAATTATTCAACAGAAAGTTGATGCACAGATTCAACAACATAGATCTGCCCCATCTGCCCCACCTTCCAATGAAACCAATCAAAATTATCCCCCCCCTTACGATCTGAAGTGGGAACAACCATAAGACAAATCCAAACTAACGCCCAAATTACAGCAAAGCAGATCTTAACAAAGACACATAGTGTGACACGCCATTTCCTGGAAAGCACAGCACAGCCGACTACTTATGGGCTTCATCATCGTGATTATCCTTTTTAGGTAGTTGTGACATTTGCTTAAACCTAGCATAACAAGACAAGAATTGTTTATGCTCAAAAGCAGGTGTCCCTGAAAGGACAATATGCCCATTTTTAAAAGAACGGGTAATACCTGCTCTACCAAGCGCTGTAACATAATCGCCTAAATTCAGATGTCCCCCTATACCCGTTTGCCCACCCAGCCTACAATAATTACCTATTTTAGTTGATCCAGCTATGCCTACCTGTGCCGCAATACCACCATGTTTGCCTAT from Cardinium endosymbiont of Culicoides punctatus encodes the following:
- a CDS encoding CapA family protein; translation: MNNKFISLLIFIFFNSIFPVLGGMNKPEETLSLLFIGDIMGHKTQHVAAYDAGSKTYQYDDVFQHIKPVISAADFAIANLEVTLAGEPYTGYPCFSAPDALASACKNSGIHVMVTANNHSYDRGKQGIIRTIQTLDRLQIMHTGTFLSKEHRKKTNLLILEKNNIKVGLLNYTYGANGLCASSLVGMINVINREQILKDITASNSQALDQLVVFLHWGEEYKTQPNVEQETLANFLIENGVDIVIGAHPHVLQKMVLNTTEKNKPYFIAYSLGNFVSNQGVISTSASGGAMVSIQLTKKGKKTFIDKAGYVLIYVNKETFNGKPKFSILPCAKYINQPSFFKEKKSFLQMNHFVSDARILLQKENVNVHEMTLY